The following are encoded in a window of Gossypium raimondii isolate GPD5lz chromosome 13, ASM2569854v1, whole genome shotgun sequence genomic DNA:
- the LOC105782289 gene encoding hexokinase-1 gives MGKVAVGAAAVCAAAVCAAAALVVHHRMKSSGKWAQAQSILKDFEEKCGTPISKLKQVADAMTVEMHAGLASEGGSKLKMIISYVDNLPTGDEKGLFYALDLGGTNFRVLRVHLGGKEHRVVKQEFEEVSIPPHLMTGSSDALFDYIAEALAKFVATESEGLHFSPDRQRELGFTFSFPVRQTSISSGNLIKWTKGFSIEEAVGQDVVGELTKAMERIGLDMRVTALVNDTIGTLAGGRYNNPDVVAAVILGTGTNAAYVERAHAIPKWHGLLPKSGDMVINMEWGNFRSSHLPISEYDQALDTESLNPGEQIFEKLISGMYLGEVVRRVLYKMADEAAFFGDTIPEKLKIPFILRTPHMSAMHQDTSPDLKIVATKLKDILEISNTSLKMRKVIVELCDIVATRGARLSAAGIAGILKKIGRDTLKDGEKQKSVVSLDGGLYEHYTKFRTCMENTLTELLGEEVSENIIIEHSNDGSGIGAALLAASHSQYIGIDES, from the exons ATGGGGAAAGTAGCGGTGGGTGCGGCGGCCGTGTGTGCCGCGGCCGTGTGTGCCGCGGCGGCGTTGGTGGTACATCACCGGATGAAGAGTTCGGGGAAGTGGGCCCAGGCTCAATCTATACTGAAAGATTTCGAGGAAAAGTGCGGCACGCCGATTTCGAAGCTGAAACAGGTGGCGGATGCTATGACCGTCGAGATGCACGCCGGGCTCGCATCGGAAGGCGGGAGCAAGCTTAAAATGATCATCAGCTACGTCGATAATCTCCCCACTGG TGATGAGAAAGGGCTGTTTTATGCGCTTGACCTCGGTGGCACCAATTTCCGTGTGCTACGTGTACACTTGGGTGGTAAAGAACACCGTGTCGTTAAGCAGGAATTCGAGGAAGTATCGATTCCTCCTCATTTGATGACCGGATCTTCTGAC GCATTATTTGATTATATTGCCGAAGCTCTTGCAAAATTTGTTGCTACAGAAAGTGAAGGTTTACATTTTTCACCCGATAGACAAAGGGAGCTGGGGTTTACGTTCTCATTTCCTGTTCGGCAAACATCGATATCCTCTGGGAATCTTATAAAATGGACAAAGGGCTTCTCGATTGAAGAAGCA GTTGGTCAAGATGTTGTTGGAGAATTGACTAAAGCCATGGAAAGGATTGGCCTCGACATGCGTGTGACAGCTTTG GTCAATGACACAATTGGCACATTGGCTGGTGGAAGATATAACAACCCAGATGTTGTTGCTGCTGTGATATTGGGTACAGGCACCAATGCAGCTTATGTAGAGCGTGCTCATGCAATTCCCAAATGGCACGGTCTTCTACCTAAGTCTGGGGACATG GTTATCAACATGGAGTGGGGTAACTTCCGGTCTTCTCACCTTCCAATATCAGAATATGACCAAGCACTGGATACTGAGAGCTTAAACCCTGGAGAACAG ATTTTCGAGAAATTGATTTCTGGTATGTATTTGGGAGAGGTTGTACGTAGAGTTCTGTACAAGATGGCCGATGAAGCCGCATTTTTTGGTGATACTATTCCGGAAAAACTGAAAATTCCTTTCATACTAAG AACTCCTCACATGTCCGCAATGCATCAGGACACATCTCCGGATCTCAAAATTGTGGCGACAAAACTAAAGGATATCTTAGAG ATATCGAATACCTCCCTGAAAATGAGAAAAGTTATTGTTGAGCTATGTGACATTGTTGCAACTCGTGGTGCCCGACTATCGGCTGCGGGAATTGCCGGCATCCTCAAGAAAATCGGAAGAGACACATTGAAAGATGGTGAAAAGCAAAAGTCGGTTGTGTCTCTAGACGGTGGATTGTACGAACACTACACCAAATTCCGTACCTGCATGGAGAACACCCTCACCGAGTTGCTAGGAGAAGAAGTCTCCGAAAACATCATTATCGAACATTCCAACGATGGTTCCGGCATCGGGGCAGCCCTCCTAGCGGCTTCTCACTCACAATACATCGGAATTGACGAATCCTGA